In Oscillospiraceae bacterium, the following are encoded in one genomic region:
- a CDS encoding ATP-dependent Clp protease ATP-binding subunit gives MYNYKFTPEAAEALNSAAKAASEMGHDYIGSEHILIGLMTNLGCAAAEIISSLGGDIDDIKSRTESYAGKGEKTDTNITQITPRADRIIKNAAYWASREGAEAVDTYHILLSLVGESDSLAVKILSDENITAEMIVNEIKSRFYGNSEFDGQESSESEIPSDGRADTGKTNTKAQKKNTKTPTLDKFGRDLTALAKENKLDPLIGRETELCRVIQILSRRTKNNPCLIGEPGVGKTAIAEGLAQRIASGAVPETLSGKRVVALDMAAAVAGSKYRGEFEERIKAVIDEVIKAGDVILFIDEIHTLVGTGAAEGAMDAANILKPALARGEMQVIGATTLNEYRTIEKDAALERRFQSVLVGEPTEEESIAIINGLKPKYEAHHKIKITDGAISAAVRLSKRYISDRFLPDKAIDLIDEAQSRIRIKNGALPEDIAGLQKQIDELEVQKSSAVKSESYEKAKELLEQKKKLSDEFEAKKKAFEEANSAKNFIDENDIAEIITQWTKIPVARLLKSDSEKLLGLEEELKRRVIGQDDAVSAVARAIRRSRTGLSDPKRPTGSFIFCGPTGVGKTELSKALAEVLFGDQNKLIRIDMSEFMEKHSISKLIGSPPGYVGFDDGGRLTEKIRRNPYSVILFDEIEKAHPDVFNLLLQILDDGILTDSHGRTVDFKNSVVIMTSNAGTSDLPALKASGFTTASLSEKAADTAKRDAESISKALKELFRPEFLNRVDEIVIFNRLSEDNIRAITRKLLNEVGERMKLNNAIELVFDETLVSELAAEGFDPVYGARPLKRAIQKRVEDTLSTDILEGKITSGDKITVSYEDGKTKAERS, from the coding sequence ATGTATAATTATAAATTCACTCCCGAAGCCGCGGAAGCGTTGAATTCGGCAGCAAAGGCAGCTTCTGAAATGGGGCACGACTATATTGGCAGCGAACATATCCTGATCGGGCTTATGACAAATCTGGGATGCGCAGCGGCGGAGATCATATCCTCGCTAGGCGGAGATATCGACGATATCAAAAGCCGCACAGAATCCTATGCCGGAAAAGGCGAAAAAACCGACACCAACATAACCCAGATAACACCGCGCGCCGATCGTATTATTAAAAACGCGGCTTATTGGGCATCGCGTGAGGGCGCGGAAGCTGTCGACACATATCATATTTTGCTCTCTCTCGTAGGTGAAAGCGATTCTCTCGCGGTAAAAATCCTTTCGGATGAAAATATCACCGCCGAAATGATCGTCAATGAAATAAAGTCGAGGTTTTACGGGAATTCCGAATTTGACGGTCAGGAAAGCTCCGAATCTGAAATTCCTTCAGATGGACGAGCCGACACAGGCAAAACAAACACAAAAGCGCAGAAAAAAAACACAAAAACACCCACTCTCGATAAATTCGGGCGCGACCTCACCGCTCTGGCAAAGGAAAACAAGCTTGATCCGCTCATCGGACGCGAAACCGAGCTCTGCCGTGTAATTCAGATCCTGTCGCGCCGTACGAAAAACAATCCCTGTTTGATAGGAGAACCGGGAGTCGGCAAAACCGCGATCGCGGAAGGACTTGCTCAGCGCATCGCATCCGGCGCGGTGCCCGAAACGCTCAGCGGAAAGCGCGTCGTCGCGCTTGACATGGCGGCGGCAGTCGCCGGAAGCAAATACCGCGGCGAATTTGAGGAAAGAATAAAGGCCGTGATCGACGAGGTCATTAAAGCCGGAGACGTCATACTTTTCATTGATGAAATACACACCCTCGTCGGCACCGGCGCGGCCGAAGGCGCGATGGATGCCGCCAATATTCTAAAGCCCGCTCTCGCAAGAGGCGAAATGCAGGTTATCGGCGCGACTACACTCAACGAATACCGTACTATTGAAAAAGATGCCGCGCTTGAACGCAGATTTCAATCTGTTCTCGTCGGCGAACCGACCGAAGAAGAATCCATAGCCATTATTAACGGCCTTAAGCCGAAATACGAAGCGCATCATAAGATCAAGATCACTGACGGAGCGATTTCTGCCGCCGTAAGGCTTTCAAAACGCTATATCAGCGACAGATTTCTCCCTGATAAAGCCATCGACCTGATAGACGAAGCGCAAAGCCGCATCCGTATTAAAAACGGAGCGCTGCCCGAGGATATAGCCGGACTTCAAAAACAGATCGACGAGCTTGAGGTTCAGAAAAGCTCAGCCGTTAAATCCGAAAGCTATGAGAAAGCCAAGGAGCTGCTTGAGCAGAAAAAAAAGCTGTCGGATGAATTCGAAGCTAAAAAGAAGGCTTTTGAAGAAGCCAACAGCGCAAAAAACTTCATAGACGAAAACGACATAGCGGAAATTATAACTCAATGGACAAAAATTCCTGTCGCGCGTCTTTTGAAAAGCGACTCTGAAAAGCTTCTTGGCCTTGAGGAAGAACTTAAGCGGCGCGTGATCGGTCAGGACGACGCTGTTTCCGCGGTCGCCCGCGCGATCAGACGCAGCCGTACAGGGCTTTCCGATCCCAAACGTCCTACGGGCAGCTTTATATTCTGCGGTCCCACCGGCGTCGGCAAGACAGAGCTTTCAAAGGCTCTCGCGGAGGTTCTGTTCGGCGATCAGAATAAGCTTATTAGAATTGATATGTCGGAATTCATGGAAAAGCACAGCATTTCAAAACTTATCGGTTCGCCTCCGGGATATGTCGGATTTGACGACGGCGGCCGGCTTACCGAAAAGATCCGCCGTAATCCTTATTCCGTGATACTGTTCGACGAAATCGAAAAAGCTCATCCCGACGTATTCAATCTGCTTCTGCAGATTCTCGACGACGGCATTCTCACAGATTCCCACGGACGTACCGTTGATTTCAAAAATTCGGTCGTAATAATGACCTCAAACGCTGGTACAAGCGATCTTCCCGCTTTGAAAGCCTCCGGCTTCACCACCGCCTCGCTCTCTGAAAAAGCCGCGGATACCGCAAAACGTGACGCGGAAAGCATCAGCAAGGCGTTAAAGGAGCTGTTCCGCCCAGAATTTTTAAACCGCGTGGACGAGATAGTCATATTTAACCGTCTCAGCGAGGATAACATCCGCGCAATTACCCGCAAGCTGCTCAATGAAGTCGGAGAGAGGATGAAGCTGAATAACGCCATCGAACTCGTCTTTGATGAAACGCTTGTGAGCGAGCTTGCTGCCGAGGGCTTTGATCCCGTCTACGGAGCGCGTCCTCTCAAACGCGCTATCCAAAAACGTGTTGAGGACACGCTTTCCACGGATATCCTTGAAGGCAAAATCACCTCCGGTGATAAAATCACGGTTTCCTATGAAGACGGGAAAACGAAAGCGGAGCGCAGCTGA
- a CDS encoding ATP--guanido phosphotransferase, protein MSDNFDSKEQNTNSNKKDSDVVISTRVRLARNLENTPFPQRLDKAGKASVIEKIRAVFNPDKFSFIDFSKLSEIERLSYVESHLSSPDFAQAADGMLIEAKNADSASGVKLSVMVNEEDHMRIQAIVPGFDIASAYEAAGKADDMISEKLTIAFDEKLGYLTACPTNLGCAFRISAMLHLPSLTMSGKINSLIDAIDKTGCLIRGIYGEGSEAWGMLYQISNRSSAGRSESEIITWFENIARRIIESERRERTSLIKHTQAATEDRIYRALGTAKFARRISSAELSDIYSCIRMGREIGLDNMCSYAEADKLITNLMPAHLALADREAERPSVRDSIRADKLRDVLNQS, encoded by the coding sequence ATGTCAGATAATTTTGATTCAAAAGAGCAGAATACAAACTCAAACAAAAAAGATTCCGATGTCGTCATTTCAACAAGAGTTCGCCTTGCGCGGAATCTGGAAAACACGCCGTTTCCGCAAAGACTTGACAAGGCAGGAAAAGCTTCAGTGATCGAAAAAATACGCGCGGTTTTCAATCCGGATAAATTCTCATTTATTGATTTTTCAAAGCTCTCCGAAATCGAACGCTTGAGCTATGTCGAAAGCCATCTTTCAAGCCCCGACTTCGCGCAGGCCGCAGACGGAATGCTGATCGAAGCAAAGAATGCCGATTCGGCATCGGGTGTGAAGCTCTCCGTTATGGTAAATGAAGAGGATCACATGCGAATACAGGCGATCGTTCCGGGCTTTGATATCGCTTCCGCATACGAAGCAGCCGGAAAAGCAGACGATATGATCTCCGAAAAGCTCACCATAGCCTTCGACGAAAAGCTGGGTTATCTGACAGCCTGTCCTACAAATCTGGGCTGCGCGTTCCGCATTTCGGCAATGCTCCACCTGCCCTCTCTTACTATGTCCGGCAAAATCAATTCGCTTATAGATGCCATTGATAAAACCGGTTGCCTCATAAGAGGCATTTATGGAGAAGGCTCTGAAGCGTGGGGAATGCTTTATCAGATCTCCAACCGTTCCTCCGCCGGACGAAGCGAAAGCGAAATAATAACGTGGTTTGAAAACATAGCAAGACGTATAATAGAAAGCGAACGCCGTGAACGGACATCGCTCATCAAGCATACTCAGGCCGCAACAGAGGACAGGATATACCGCGCTCTCGGCACCGCTAAATTCGCACGGCGCATTTCGTCCGCAGAGCTTTCCGATATATATTCCTGCATACGTATGGGACGTGAAATCGGGCTGGATAATATGTGCTCATACGCAGAAGCAGACAAGCTTATTACAAATCTGATGCCGGCTCACCTCGCTCTTGCGGACCGCGAAGCAGAGCGTCCGTCAGTACGCGACAGTATCAGAGCGGACAAGCTAAGAGACGTTCTGAATCAATCATAA
- a CDS encoding UvrB/UvrC motif-containing protein — MKNIICDECGKNTANVYYKQTINGKTEERNLCSECAEKLGIKNAFNFKPAFASIFDNFFSDSFFGLPMFGTNKLSDQSTAHALKGPGAACPVCHSTISDITNSGRFGCGNCYSFFSEYLDTNSLTKGEHKGKRPLSFLRRGEKKAEVKQQPATSENKNAQKLSELKAKIKKAIADEDYESAAKLRDEIRSIENEGK; from the coding sequence ATGAAAAACATTATTTGCGACGAGTGCGGCAAGAATACCGCCAACGTTTATTACAAACAGACAATCAACGGAAAAACAGAAGAGCGCAATCTTTGCTCTGAATGCGCCGAAAAGCTTGGTATTAAAAACGCATTCAACTTCAAGCCCGCGTTTGCTTCTATCTTCGACAACTTTTTCTCCGATTCGTTTTTCGGATTGCCAATGTTCGGCACAAACAAGCTTTCTGACCAGTCTACGGCCCACGCGCTCAAAGGCCCCGGCGCCGCCTGCCCCGTATGTCATTCGACGATTTCAGATATAACGAATTCCGGCAGATTCGGCTGCGGCAATTGTTACAGCTTCTTCTCTGAGTATCTTGACACAAATTCACTGACAAAGGGCGAACACAAGGGTAAAAGGCCGCTCAGCTTTTTAAGACGCGGAGAAAAGAAAGCAGAAGTAAAACAACAGCCTGCCACCTCTGAAAATAAAAACGCTCAGAAGCTTTCAGAGCTCAAGGCAAAAATAAAAAAAGCCATCGCCGACGAGGATTATGAATCAGCCGCGAAGCTCCGCGACGAAATCCGTTCAATCGAAAACGAAGGTAAATAA
- a CDS encoding CtsR family transcriptional regulator — translation MILSEQIARLIEEMLNDSDGTLEIGRNELATRMGCVPSQINYVITSRFTPQKGYIVESRRGGGGFIRITRVHLDKAQYLMHVYSAVGDSIEYDEARAFILHLMQDEIITEREAALLLSVMSERAMDTLQKETRSSVRACVLRSVILRLAAM, via the coding sequence ATGATATTATCAGAACAGATAGCGCGTCTGATAGAAGAAATGTTGAACGATTCCGACGGTACGCTTGAAATAGGGCGCAATGAGCTCGCCACCAGAATGGGATGCGTCCCGAGCCAGATCAATTATGTAATAACCTCACGGTTCACTCCGCAGAAAGGCTATATAGTCGAATCAAGGCGAGGAGGCGGCGGATTCATCCGAATCACACGCGTTCATCTGGACAAGGCGCAGTATCTGATGCATGTATACAGCGCAGTTGGTGATTCAATCGAATATGATGAAGCCCGCGCCTTCATCCTTCATCTTATGCAAGATGAGATCATCACAGAGCGCGAGGCCGCTTTGCTCCTGTCAGTCATGAGTGAACGGGCGATGGATACGCTTCAGAAAGAAACGCGTTCATCAGTAAGAGCCTGCGTGCTTCGCTCGGTGATCCTGCGGCTCGCGGCAATGTAA
- the trmB gene encoding tRNA (guanosine(46)-N7)-methyltransferase TrmB, whose protein sequence is MRKKKHGEERIAACSDIMCVTPEENRGKWRQYLENKCGRPLPRGIELEIGCGKGAFIAATAAKNNNTGYVALELVRDVLILAMEKVMAEGTDNIVFSNCNAEFCEKFFAPGEISRIYLNFSDPWPKKKHAKRRLTAPAFLTAYRNMLSTGGEIRMKTDNAALFEFSLETLPQNGFDILFSTNDLHNSALAPDNIMTEYEKNFSEAGNKINMLIAKRSG, encoded by the coding sequence ATGAGAAAAAAGAAGCACGGCGAAGAACGGATTGCGGCCTGTTCGGACATCATGTGCGTTACGCCGGAGGAAAACCGCGGAAAGTGGCGGCAATACTTGGAGAATAAATGCGGACGGCCTCTTCCGAGAGGCATTGAGCTGGAAATCGGGTGCGGCAAGGGCGCGTTTATCGCCGCGACCGCCGCAAAAAATAATAACACAGGTTATGTCGCGCTGGAACTTGTGAGGGATGTTCTCATCCTTGCCATGGAAAAGGTTATGGCGGAAGGAACGGACAATATCGTTTTTTCAAATTGTAACGCCGAATTTTGTGAAAAGTTTTTCGCGCCGGGAGAAATTTCGCGGATATATTTGAATTTTTCAGATCCCTGGCCTAAAAAAAAGCACGCAAAACGTCGTCTGACCGCGCCTGCCTTCCTCACTGCCTACCGCAATATGCTTTCAACCGGGGGAGAGATACGCATGAAGACGGATAACGCCGCGCTTTTTGAATTTTCTCTCGAAACCCTTCCGCAAAACGGATTTGATATATTATTCAGTACAAACGACCTGCATAATTCCGCCCTTGCCCCGGATAATATTATGACCGAATATGAAAAGAATTTTTCAGAAGCCGGAAATAAAATTAATATGCTCATCGCCAAAAGATCAGGTTAA
- a CDS encoding RluA family pseudouridine synthase — MKTFKINNNDAGQRLDKFVQKSTSALPTSLLYKYIRQKRIKVNSKRAEISLKLCEGDIVDMYIPEEFFAPADDSYKSLKPHLDIVYEDENILIVNKPCGMSCHPDEEQTTATLIDFIKAYLFRSGAYVPDSEASFAPALCNRIDRNTCGIVICAKNSAALRELNRLIKERRVVKKYLALIHGKPKSNHMTLTHYLKKNASEKLVKVYTTPDSGGLIAITELFLLRYDKEKDISLLELILHTGRTHQLRAQLGFVGLPMVGDGKYGINREDARAGYDHQALCAYYLKLLPEQGDLLYYLGGREFTVVADDRFTM; from the coding sequence ATGAAGACATTTAAAATCAACAATAACGATGCGGGGCAGAGGCTCGATAAATTCGTGCAGAAATCGACATCGGCGCTTCCTACGTCGCTTTTATATAAATATATCAGGCAAAAGCGAATAAAGGTTAACTCAAAACGCGCGGAAATTTCTTTGAAGCTATGCGAGGGCGACATTGTCGACATGTATATCCCGGAAGAATTTTTCGCCCCGGCCGACGATAGCTATAAAAGTCTGAAGCCTCATCTGGATATCGTTTATGAGGACGAAAATATACTGATAGTCAACAAGCCCTGCGGAATGTCGTGCCATCCCGATGAGGAGCAGACCACCGCGACGCTGATAGACTTTATTAAGGCATACCTTTTTCGCTCAGGCGCTTATGTTCCGGATTCGGAGGCGTCGTTTGCCCCGGCACTGTGCAACAGGATCGACAGGAACACCTGCGGAATCGTCATATGCGCTAAAAACTCTGCCGCTTTACGCGAGCTCAACAGGCTCATTAAAGAACGGCGTGTGGTGAAAAAATATCTTGCGCTTATCCACGGCAAGCCCAAAAGCAATCACATGACGCTTACGCATTATCTGAAGAAAAACGCTTCGGAAAAGCTCGTAAAGGTATACACAACGCCGGATTCCGGCGGACTTATTGCGATTACGGAGCTTTTTTTATTAAGATACGACAAAGAAAAGGACATTTCGCTTCTGGAGCTTATTCTGCATACCGGCAGAACGCATCAGCTCCGCGCACAGCTCGGATTCGTCGGTCTGCCGATGGTCGGCGACGGTAAATACGGCATAAACCGCGAGGACGCGCGCGCCGGATACGATCATCAGGCGCTCTGTGCATATTATTTAAAGCTGCTCCCGGAGCAAGGCGACCTGCTTTATTACCTCGGCGGGCGTGAATTCACTGTCGTCGCCGATGACAGATTCACAATGTAA